One window of Pocillopora verrucosa isolate sample1 chromosome 9, ASM3666991v2, whole genome shotgun sequence genomic DNA carries:
- the LOC131791409 gene encoding uncharacterized protein isoform X2 yields the protein MDNNSIANRRREKGLESKNGSKDTKLDFLRKRVHDFPHEHCHKASIQDLPITDEKCPYQSSKESSDEEWSDFSFYDLPDTLKVSEDSFHRSVHPSEHMIPSHMVSRPPYHATAKAHRVHTLLDTEVGNPFSLAMEDSVNQLLSQETAPQNGNQTSESTACGISTTSGVQDVITSTKAFDGSLFYRHSDLMLNGKHRRETRFEGLHQNGGQDAHVTNPNSSSLSSKASMKGHPDILVVPSEVSVHKTGRNGHGGVDKSENANYLERLKRSYPSNGSYSGGSSSQEILANKFMQRSRDALIRRDKQKDVPGSTFKKEHSPKSVSFANSVKGTDKLSKTYSSGKEDRNEQLINSRPKEGHAQNGFPVQQEHTVQSNVVLSGRLGQNFVESGVQNNAVKRSFDQKPRLETTVAERNGLSKGNSSYGDPYDVALPPSPPTRDTCTNQSSDHCNSQRSSHSVRLLSLYGEHNLFESNLSRNLASPSRQSNVSLGFSGNKVLSRSSLRSAGKSFLQQTNSKVDLSSRPSLMSSGRSGDDSLTIEELLSSGSVKSSPDNSPPYRFTHFDKSSKREHSLDDYLDKRGNLLQDLSLRNSFSVGTSQRISSALWASRTSSPNSYQELLLKGRLFRRWYQKTRLKRLIKQEDDVKLQSAVTFWQTETQHKYFEAWRNARTVQLEKADKLRRKLMLQKGLSALRFAVSQHKQSVSEVQTRARARITAKYWLKWQKAVQTKVTDRLREAFDKWHLFKMDQNRGAMMEQMADRHMLSRNYIKWKIKCDMEQKNGVASLHYKIGLLTRSWHSWRLYASQRVVKTRLKEVARVHYEEHLQARLFTLWKENTDKAVVADSLKSKRVLVKAFYCWKNWTQYAKIIRLRFQSMCKEYHRHKLVKLSFHHWKIRLMNRQADRRYKNGLQRKIFKLWFLRYRRKVIHRHLCKALAKKGKKRRFFNRWSNFTKQQRERRRAFVGSLERMLVSSMLNNWKQLVKENKALRSKEIQLIQKKNHIASRKMMDRWLFAMKVANFRKKARLNWSRRCTKKACEAWKLLLKKKYLEQRLMVNRDIWQLLMMKRIFRTWKLQKRKVDAENEKVFRARAILTKNFKARVLQAWRVVNQEQQIISPMVARRERKEMARVFDAWRLHVHRLKNIVDQKTRATEKILDKYFLFWRDRAYLRVKETEVNETLLRNKMSRAFAAWRGYIKDQRYAKLKIRARRFELMEKFYSLWKEKVQHRAEEKVEEIGKEARGLLLVKWSFRFWRASADHQRAYRLRQEEIADDLYRNTVTRKAWAVWLRRYRVEEWARDHALTKKDAFLRSMFQAWHRITKEILQVEMQKFATSVSGLDSSFGSFSPSFRQPLGSTLGSTLGSTVSDALTSSGYGASIRRGSGTVFTFGLALKERDDDTASLPGRIDGIDQLLRPESPIVRPISPISILRDSRPMSPLAFNSSHTSPVPSPSPSPSPEHPLPSTPPIRLEDFSPVKSEDDTGIHSGSSETDHEDYDGMSTASCTSFTGRSTQSEPRDREVMATETILHWRNLPLSLTFRTWLKFTRQRKLQKELLNYITNNKTTELMSKTLGKWRRELYTKVTARQHWLDTSRLKYLRIWNEYAVTKRIQEERKMLADDHCRLSRLKGGFQKWKKKCSAKKKLQELIGQWQKKAIVTEKDKGFTQVIQKKQNDRFVRQTFTYWVQMTRKSQDAMRLYTDRLLPKCFKAWHVLASTRVCNRKKVVLFGERRLLTMAFREWQARFQAISLVDEFIEIKEADRLLEILRVWHNWANGMNTRRKQSRLFRRSVELKITREIFINWLTGAQQLQIAKRTHELHILKCVFVGWRDVALERTRNKRAMQEFKKNVGANLLARSFRFWQQLLAHSELSRAHNQQRDHNALRECFEDWRSYTLEIRADKFYVMALQKQMFLCWYDEYTSRKTTRRLIHSWKSITEEAKVLNNRAMHIAEGSEKKLLRRMFDNWVQEAHKVQKAKSHASGKMIRRTLLGLHQYVQSRVEKRKILQEILQNKEEELVSKSFKTWRERFQRNMRNLEVLEEHLQRKESELLHYCLVKWVKFMLRCKAEKSYEKKIVHKCFTRWWLALYTKKGSEKLQEKMLIRKTREAGRHWKQWTIKVKKQAEMANDLQTKHGRRLVHLYFVQWTEKTRQMQQAKDLHNRTVLKRSLAEWHQFSRKKIDERRKINSFRDQTMNKKVSRLFYDWHEALKVARKHKELIDGQMVHHNRRVKQGCMREWKKFTLKSRAEKHCNKTVTSKFFADWKAKTEQKQAEKEKDEQQEEIADEHYQKRLSKMCFRAWFHDTKLEIHSRKKEEGIVAKHFMMWKKRIDLNSIATEMVDRRVFEKFWTKWRHQLIRKRVSEMMMKHEDKKQLSEVFMAWYQLTLVRRRLLKGWQMYKTKKLFRLWMQKYNES from the exons aaTGGCTCTAAAGACACTAAACTGGATTTCCTTAGAAAGAGAG TTCATGATTTCCCTCATGAGCATTGCCACAAAGCCTCAATACAGGATCTTCCAATAACTGATGAGAAGTGCCCATATCAATCCAGCAAAGAGAGCTCAGATGAAGAATGGTCTGATTTCTCTTTTTATGATTTGCCAGATACTTTAAAGGTTAGTGAG GACTCTTTCCATAGGTCAGTTCATCCTTCAGAACACATGATACCTTCTCACATGGTGTCCAGACCTCCTTACCATGCTACTGCAAAAG CTCATCGAGTGCACACATTGCTAGACACTGAGGTCGGCAATCCATTTAGCTTGGCAATGGAAGACTCAGTAAATCAACTACTGTCACAAGAGACTGCGCCTCAGAACGGTAATCAAACTTCAGAAAGTACAGCATGTGGGATCAGTACCACAAGTGGTGTTCAGGATGTGATCACCTCAACCAAGGCATTTGATGGAAGTTTATTTTACAGACATTCTGACTTGATGCTTAATGGTAAACACAGAAGAGAGACTAGATTTGAAGGGCTTCATCAGAATGGAGGCCAGGATGCACATGTTACTAACCCCAATTCTTCAAGTTTGTCAAGTAAAGCTTCAATGAAAGGCCACCCAGACATTCTTGTTGTTCCATCCGAGGTTTCTGTGCACAAAACAGGACGAAATGGTCATGGTGGCGTTGATAAAAGTGAAAATGCCAACTATTTGGAAAGACTTAAGAGGAGTTACCCATCGAATGGAAGCTATTCAGGAGGTTCCAGTTCTCAGGAAATTCttgcaaataaatttatgcAGCGATCAAGAGATGCCCTGATTAGGAGGGACAAACAGAAGGATGTTCCAGGAAGTACATTCAAGAAAGAGCATTCTCCCAAATCGGTTTCATTCGCAAATTCTGTTAAGGGCACTGATAAACTGAGCAAAACATATTCTTCTGGTAAAGAAGATAGAAATGAGCAGTTGATAAACAGCAGACCCAAGGAAGGACATGCTCAGAATGGCTTCCCTGTGCAGCAAGAGCACACCGTACAGAGCAACGTGGTGTTGAGTGGACGCCTTGGCCAAAACTTCGTTGAATCTGGAGTACAAAACAATGCAGTGAAGAGAAGCTTTGATCAGAAACCAAGACTAGAGACTACGGTGGCAGAAAGGAACGGTCTGAGTAAGGGAAATAGCAGTTATGGTGACCCCTATGATGTGGCTctcccaccctcccctcccaccaGAGATACATGTACGAACCAAAGTTCAGATCACTGCAATTCACAACGGAGTTCACACTCAGTTCGGCTTTTGTCTCTGTATGGTGAACACAACTTGTTTGAATCAAATCTCTCCAGGAATTTAGCCTCACCGTCCAGACAATCAAATGTCAGTTTGGGATTCAGTGGAAATAAAGTTTTGTCTAGATCTTCACTCAGATCAGCAGGGAAATCATTCTTACAGCAAACAAACAGTAAAGTGGATCTGAGCTCAAGGCCAAGCCTAATGTCGAGTGGACGTAGCGGAGACGACAGTCTCACAATTGAGGAGTTGTTAAGCAGCGGAAGTGTGAAGTCAAGTCCAGATAATTCACCGCCTTACAGGTTCACTCACTTTGATAAAAGCAGTAAAAGAGAACACTCACTTGACGATTACTTGGATAAAAGAGGAAATCTCCTACAGGATCTCAG CTTGAGAAACTCATTTTCAGTGGGTACATCACAGAGAATTTCCTCTGCTCTCTGGGCCTCTCGAACGTCCAGTCCAAATTCTTATCAGGAGCTGCTGCTCAAG GGTCGCCTTTTTCGACGCTGGTACCAGAAGACAAGGCTGAAAAGGCTGATCAAACAAGAGGATGACGTCAAATTACAAAG TGCGGTCACGTTCTGGCAAACAGAGACGCAACATAAGTATTTTGAAGCATGGAGAAATGCCAGGACTGTTCAGCTGGAAAAAGCAGACAAACTGCGAAGAAAGCTCATGCTACAGAAAGGATTGAGTGCCCTGCGATTTGCTGTGAGTCAGCATAAACAGTCCGTCTCGGAGGTCCAGACGAGGGCTAGAGCCAGGATTACGGCCAAGTACTGGCTAAAG TGGCAAAAGGCTGTGCAAACGAAAGTGACCGATCGACTGCGAGAAGCGTTTGACAAGTGGCACTTGTTCAAAATGGATCAAAACAG GGGCGCAATGATGGAACAGATGGCTGACAGGCACATGTTGTCAAGAAACTATATTAAATGGAAGATTAAGTGTGATATGGAGCAGAAGAATGGAGTGGCTTCTTTACACTACAA AATCGGTTTACTGACAAGGAGCTGGCACAGCTGGAGATTGTACGCTTCACAGAGAGTGGTTAAAACAAGGCTGAAAGAAGTTGCCAG AGTACACTATGAAGAACATTTACAGGCCAGATTATTTACCCTTTGGAAGGAAAACACGGACAAAGCAGTTGTCGCAGACAGTTTGAAATC gaaacGCGTACTAGTAAAAGCTTTCTATTGCTGGAAGAACTGGACTCAATATGCCAA GATTATTCGGCTGAGGTTCCAGAGCATGTGCAAGGAATATCATCGTCACAAGTTGGTCAAGCTATCTTTTCATCACTGGAAAATCCGGCTTATGAACCGGCAAGCGGATAGGCGTTACAAAAACGGACTTCAGAG gAAGATATTCAAGTTGTGGTTTTTGCGGTACAGGAGGAAGGTTATTCATCGACATCTGTGTAAGGCCTTGGCCAAAAAG GGGAAAAAGCGCAGGTTCTTCAACAGATGGTCAAATTTTACTAAACAGCAAAGGGAGAGAAGAAGAGCCTTTGTTGGTTCCTTAGAACGGATGCTTGTCAGCAGCATGTTAAATAACTGGAAACAACTCGTGAAAGAGAACAAAGCTCTCAG GAGCAAAGAAATTCAGTTGATCCAGAAGAAGAATCACATCGCTTCGCGAAAAATGATGGATCGCTGGTTGTTTGCCATGAAGGTGGCTAACTTCAGAAAGAAAGCGAGACTTAATTGGTCCAGGCGGTGTACAAA GAAAGCATGTGAAGCTTGGAAACTTCTTTTAAAGAAGAAGTACTTGGAGCAAAGACTGATGGTGAATCGCGATATCTGGCAACTATTGATGATGAAAA GAATTTTTAGGACCTGGAAACTGCAGAAGAGAAAAGTTGATGCAGAGAATGAAAAGGTCTTCAGAGCAAGAGCTATCTTGACAAAGAACTTCAAAGCTCGTGTCCTTCAGGCGTGGAGAGTTGTTAATCAGGAACAACAAATCATTTCACCCATGGTAGCTCGGAGAGAGAGGAAAGAAATGGCCAG GGTTTTTGATGCTTGGAGACTTCACGTACATCGCCTGAAAAATATTGTTGATCAGAAGACAAGAGCGACAGAAAAGATACTTGACAAATACTTCCTGTTTTGGAG AGATCGGGCTTATCTTCGTGTTAAAGAAACAGAAGTAAACGAGACGCTGCTTCGGAATAAAATGTCAAGAGCTTTTGCTGCTTGGAGAG GTTACATAAAAGATCAGCGATACGCCAAGCTGAAAATACGCGCGCGACGATTTGAACTAATGGAGAAGTTCTACTCtttatggaaagaaaaagttcAACATAGAGCTGAGGAGAAGGTCGAGGAGATTGGAAAGGAG GCTCGAGGTTTGTTACTGGTCAAATGGTCCTTTAGATTTTGGAGAGCATCCGCTGACCATCAGAGAGCGTATCGCTTGAGGCAAGAAGAAATTGCGGATGATCTATACAGGAACACAGTTACGAGGAAAGCATGGGCAGTTTGGCTGAGACGTTACCGTGTGGAGGAATgggcaag AGATCACGCTCTTACAAAGAAGGACGCCTTTCTGCGGAGTATGTTTCAAGCATGGCACCGTATTACTAAAGAGATCCTACAAGTGGAGATGCAAAAGTTTGCGACCTCAGTGTCCGGCTTGGATTCTTCCTTTGGATCGTTCTCCCCTTCTTTTCGCCAGCCGTTAGGTTCAACCTTAGGCTCGACTCTTGGCTCCACTGTGTCTGACGCCCTTACTTCCTCAGGGTATGGCGCCTCCATTCGGAGGGGATCTGGTACCGTGTTTACATTTGGGTTAGCTCTCAAGGAGAGGGACGATGAT acgGCCTCACTGCCAGGAAGAATCGATGGCATAGACCAGCTTTTGAGGCCAGAGAGTCCCATTGTTCGACCCATTTCCCCTATATCTATCCTGAGAGATTCTCGCCCCATGTCCCCCTTGGCGTTCAATTCAAGTCACACCAGTCCcgtcccctccccctctccttcCCCCAGTCCTGAGCATCCCCTCCCATCAACTCCACCCATTAGACTGGAGGACTTTTCTCCTGTGAAGTCTGAGGACGATACAGGCATTCACTCTGGAAGCAGCGAGACGGATCATGAG GACTATGACGGTATGAGCACTGCTTCATGTACGTCCTTCACCGGGCGTAGCACACAAAGTGAACCACGTGATCGTGAGGTGATGGCCACAGAGACTATACTGCACTGGAGGAACCTGCCTCTGAGTCTGACTTTTAGAACGTGGCTAAAATTTACCCGCCAAAGAAAACTACAAAAGGAGCTTTTGAACTACATCACAAACAACAAGACAACAGAACTGATGTCGAAAACTTTGGGAAAATGGAGAAGAGAGCTTTATACGAAAGTCACTGCAAGGCAACACTGG CTTGACACAAGCCGTCTCAAATACCTGAGGATCTGGAACGAGTACGCTGTCACAAAGAGGATCCAAGAGGAAAGGAAGATGCTGGCTGATGATCACTGCAGGCTCTCAAGGCTCAAGGGTGGCTTTCAGAAGTGGAAGAAAAAG tgCTCCGCTAAGAAGAAGCTACAAGAGCTAATTGGACAGTGGCAGAAGAAGGCTATTG TGACCGAGAAAGACAAAGGCTTCACCCAGGTCATTCAGAAGAAGCAGAACGACAGATTTGTGCGGCAGACTTTCACTTATTGGGTGCAGATGACAAGAAAGAGTCAAGACGCCATGCGACTATACACAGACAGACTTCTACCAAA gtGTTTTAAGGCTTGGCATGTCCTTGCCTCTACTCGTGTTTGTAATAGGAAGAAAGTGGTACTGTTTGGAGAAAGAAGGCTCTTGACCATG GCATTCAGGGAGTGGCAGGCCCGATTCCAGGCCATCAGTCTTGTTGACGAGTTTATCGAG ATTAAGGAAGCTGATCGGCTGTTAGAAATTCTTCGAGTATGGCACAACTGGGCGAATG GTATGAACACGCGGAGGAAACAATCTCGTCTTTTTCGTCGCTCTGTGGAATTGAAAATCACAAGAGAGATTTTTATCAACTGGTTGACAGGCGCTCAACAGCTTCAGATAGCCAAGAGGACACACGAATTACATATATTGAAATG TGTGTTTGTCGGATGGAGGGATGTGGCTCTGGAAAGGACAAGAAACAAACGAGCAATGCAAGAGTTCAAGAAAAACGTTGGCGCAAACTTG CTTGCTCGAAGCTTCCGTTTCTGGCAACAACTTCTGGCCCACTCAGAGTTATCGCGGGCGCACAATCAACAGCGTGATCACAATGCACTTCGGGAATGTTTCGAGGATTGGAGGAGTTACACGCTGGAGATCCGAGCAGACAAGTTCTACGTCATGGCGTTGCAAAAACAG ATGTTCCTGTGTTGGTACGACGAATACACATCCCGAAAAACC aCACGCCGTCTTATCCACAGTTGGAAAAGTATTACAGAAG aAGCTAAAGTATTGAACAACAGAGCCATGCACATCGCCGAAGGGTCGGAGAAGAAGTTGTTACGGCGTATGTTTGATAACTGGGTGCAGGAAGCTCATAAAGTACAGAAAGCAAAGAGTCATGCGAGTGGAAAGATGATCAGAAG AACTTTGCTCGGATTGCATCAGTATGTGCAATCACGAGTCGAGAAACGCAAAATCTTACAGGAAATACTGCAAAATAAGGAAGAAGAATTG GTATCTAAGTCCTTCAAGACTTGGAGAGAAAGATTCCAACGCAATATGAGAAACCTAGAAGTCTTGGAGGAGCATCTTCAGAGAAAAGAGTCAGAGTTACTTCACTATTGTCTTGTAAAGTGGGTGAAATTCATGCTGCGATGTAAAGCGGAGAAATCTTACGAGAAAAAAATCGTACACAAG TGTTTCACAAGATGGTGGCTTGCGTTGTACACCAAGAAGGGCTCTGAAAAACTTCAAGAG AAAATGCTTATCAGAAAAACCCGAGAAGCTGGTCGACACTGGAAACAATGGACGATTA AGGTGAAGAAACAAGCGGAGATGGCGAACGATCTTCAGACAAAACACGGCCGACGTTTGGTTCATTTATACTTTGTGCAGTGGACTGAAAAAACGCGGCAGATGCAACAAGCAAAGGATTTGCACAACCGCACAGTATTGAAGAG ATCACTGGCAGAATGGCACCAATTTTCAAGAAAGAAGATAGATGAACGGaggaaaattaattcttttcGAGACCAGACAATGAATAAAAAG GTTTCTCGCCTGTTCTATGATTGGCACGAGGCGCTTAAAGTCGCCCGCAAGCACAAGGAGCTGATAGACGGACAGATGGTTCATCACAACAGACGAGTGAAACAGGGCTGTATGCGGGAATGGAAAAAATTTACACTGAAGAGCCGCGCAGAGAAACATTGTAACAAGACAGTCACTTCTAAG TTTTTTGCCGACTGGAAGGCAAAGACAGAACAGAAGCaggcagaaaaagaaaaagatgag CAACAAGAGGAAATCGCTGACGAACATTACCAGAAAAGGTTGAG CAAAATGTGTTTCCGCGCCTGGTTTCATGACACAAAACTTGAGATACACAGCAGAAAGAAGGAAGAAGGCATTGTAGCGAAGCACTTCATGATGTGGAAGAAGAGAATTGACTTGAACTCGATCGCCACTGAAATG gtTGATCGCCGtgtatttgaaaagttttggacGAAATGGCGTCACCAGTTGATTAGGAAAAGAGTGTCGGAAATGATGATGAAGCATGAAGACAAGAAGCAGCTATCTGAG GTTTTCATGGCTTGGTACCAGCTCACGCTCGTGCGCCGTCGCTTGCTCAAAGGATGGCAAATGTACAAGACCAAGAAACTCTTTCGGCTCTGGATGCAAAAATACAACGAGTCGTAA